Genomic window (Kosakonia sp. BYX6):
TAACTATCTAACTGATTTTAAAAGGTGTTTAATGATTTTTACATTCAAGGCCGACGGTGGGAAGCGGCAACGGAGTGTGATCTGACTCACTATCCAAAAGCGCTGTTTCCGATGTTCTATTCTAAGTGGGGTTTTAATGGCAGATGTTTATTCTGCTTTAGGCGATGGAGCCGCTTAAAGTCACTGTTTTTCACTCATGTCACTATTTCTGCAAATTAACGCCGGAACATAAGCAAAAGTAATCGACCCGGCGATGAATGAAATTGCGATTATAATGACTGATTATGCAATGGATGAAAGCCTTCCCGGGCGATTGATCCAGGTCATCGCCGATGAAAGCTAAAAGTGGCAGGCTACGCCCTCTCATTCGGGCGGCTTATCAGATTATGCAGTTACAAAAATTAGTCAATATGTTTGGTGGGGATCTTGCCCGCCGCTATGGCGAAAAAGTCCATAAATTGACATTGCATGGCGGCTTCAGTTGCCCAAACCGTGATGGCACGATTGGCCGTGGCGGTTGTACGTTTTGCAATGTCGCTTCCTTTGCCGACGAAACGCAACAGCACCAATCCATTGCCGCGCAGCTTGCCCATCAGGCGCAACTTGTGAATCGCGCCCGGCGTTACCTCGCGTATTTTCAGGCTTATACCAGTACCTGGGCGGAAGTGCAGGTGCTGCGTTCCATGTATCAGCAGGCAGTAAGCCAGGCCAATATCGTTGGATTATGTGTCGGTACTCGCCCGGATTGCGTGCCGGAAGCGGTGCTGGATTTACTGTGTGAATACCATCAACAAGGCTATGAAGTCTGGCTGGAGCTGGGCTTACAAACGGCGCACGATAAAACACTGCATCGCATTAATCGTGGGCACGATTTCGCCTGTTATCAAAAAACAACGCAACTGGCGCGTGAACGCGGTTTGAAAGTCTGTACGCACCTGATTGTCGGCTTGCCCGGAGAGCGCCAGTGGGATTGCCTGGAGACGATCGATCGCGTTGTCGAAACGGGCGTCGACGGCATCAAGCTGCATCCGCTGCATATTGTTAAAGGCAGCATCATGGCGAAGGCGTGGGAAGCGGGTCGCCTGAACGGTATTGGTCTTGAGGAATATACCGTTACC
Coding sequences:
- a CDS encoding TIGR01212 family radical SAM protein (This family includes YhcC from E. coli K-12, an uncharacterized radical SAM protein.), whose amino-acid sequence is MQLQKLVNMFGGDLARRYGEKVHKLTLHGGFSCPNRDGTIGRGGCTFCNVASFADETQQHQSIAAQLAHQAQLVNRARRYLAYFQAYTSTWAEVQVLRSMYQQAVSQANIVGLCVGTRPDCVPEAVLDLLCEYHQQGYEVWLELGLQTAHDKTLHRINRGHDFACYQKTTQLARERGLKVCTHLIVGLPGERQWDCLETIDRVVETGVDGIKLHPLHIVKGSIMAKAWEAGRLNGIGLEEYTVTAGEMIRHTPPEVIYHRVSASARRPTLLAPLWCENRWTGMVELDRYLTEQGGQGSALGRCWQLPA